One window of the Natrinema sp. HArc-T2 genome contains the following:
- a CDS encoding heavy metal translocating P-type ATPase, whose product MSTRTAHLDIRGMSCANCSQSINSALESTDGVHDASINFATDEGTVEYDPEQVSLATVYETIDDAGYHADRASRSIGITDMSCANCAEANETALESVPGVIDVEVNYATDEAQVEYNPVDASLEDLYAAIENAGYMPVREEEGDDGDGQSDQERRDAARQAEIRKQLRLTLFGAVLSAPFLFFLANKFLLGGELLPETIFGVSFGWVEFLLATPVYVVLGREFLANSYTALVKNRTANMDVLIALGSSTAYIYSLVVLLDLLAGNLYFDTAAMILVFITLGNYLEARSKGQAGDALRKLLEMEAETATLVDDDGTEREVPREDVAVGDRMKVRPGEKIPTDGVVVDGQSAVDESMVTGESVPVEKEDGDEVIGSTINENGVLVVEATKVGEDTALQGIVQTVKEAQARQPEIQNLADRISAYFVPAVILNATFWGLIWFLFPEALAGFVGALPLWGLVGGGPAALSTFEFAIVVFASAVLIACPCALGLATPAATMVGSTLGAQNGVLFKGGDVLERAKDVDTVVFDKTGTLTTGEMTLTDVVALEGESAVADGGETATDGGTLTARRSLEDAEVLRLAASAERDSEHPLAQAIVEGAEERGLEPVSPDEFENVPGQGVRATVEGREVLVGNRRLLEGEGVDPAPAADEMERLEREGKTAMLVAVDGAVAGVVADADTVKESSADAVAALQERDLDVMLITGDNERTARAVAEQVGIDPENVRAGVLPEDKADAVEDIQSGDRKAMMVGDGVNDAPALAVAYVGTAIGSGTDVAIEAADVTLMRDDPLDVVKAIRISQATLDKIKQNLVWALGYNTAMIPLASLGLLQPVLAAGAMALSSVSVLSNSLLFRRYTPDHDYRLFGRLRR is encoded by the coding sequence ATGAGTACCCGGACCGCACACTTGGATATCCGGGGCATGAGTTGTGCGAACTGTTCGCAGTCTATCAACAGTGCCCTGGAGTCCACAGACGGCGTACACGACGCGAGTATCAACTTCGCCACCGACGAGGGAACCGTCGAGTACGACCCTGAACAGGTGTCGCTCGCCACGGTCTACGAGACGATCGATGACGCCGGCTACCACGCCGATCGCGCGAGTCGGTCGATCGGCATCACGGACATGAGCTGTGCGAACTGCGCCGAGGCCAACGAGACGGCACTCGAGTCCGTCCCCGGCGTCATCGACGTGGAGGTCAACTACGCGACCGACGAGGCCCAGGTCGAGTACAACCCCGTCGACGCCTCGCTCGAGGACCTCTATGCGGCAATCGAGAACGCGGGCTATATGCCCGTCCGCGAGGAGGAAGGCGACGATGGCGACGGGCAGTCGGACCAGGAGCGCCGTGACGCGGCCCGACAGGCCGAAATCCGCAAACAGCTCCGGCTGACGCTCTTCGGTGCGGTGCTGTCGGCCCCGTTCCTGTTCTTCCTCGCGAACAAGTTCCTGCTCGGCGGGGAGTTGCTTCCCGAGACGATCTTCGGCGTGAGCTTCGGCTGGGTCGAGTTCCTGCTCGCGACGCCGGTATACGTGGTGCTCGGCCGCGAGTTCCTCGCGAACTCGTATACGGCGCTCGTCAAAAACCGGACCGCCAACATGGATGTCCTGATCGCACTGGGCTCGTCGACGGCCTACATCTACAGCCTCGTCGTCCTGCTTGACCTCCTCGCGGGGAACCTCTACTTCGATACCGCCGCGATGATCCTCGTGTTCATCACGCTGGGCAACTATCTCGAGGCCCGCTCGAAGGGCCAGGCCGGCGATGCATTGCGGAAACTCCTCGAGATGGAGGCCGAGACGGCCACGCTGGTCGACGACGACGGAACCGAGCGAGAGGTCCCACGCGAGGACGTCGCGGTCGGCGACCGGATGAAAGTCCGACCGGGCGAGAAGATCCCGACCGACGGCGTCGTCGTGGACGGCCAGTCCGCAGTCGACGAATCGATGGTGACCGGCGAGTCCGTCCCCGTCGAGAAGGAGGACGGTGACGAGGTGATCGGCTCGACGATCAACGAGAACGGCGTGCTGGTCGTCGAGGCGACGAAAGTCGGCGAGGACACCGCCCTGCAGGGAATCGTTCAGACGGTCAAGGAGGCCCAGGCGCGCCAGCCGGAGATCCAGAATCTCGCGGATCGCATCTCGGCGTACTTCGTCCCCGCGGTCATCCTCAATGCGACGTTCTGGGGCCTGATCTGGTTCCTCTTCCCCGAAGCGCTGGCCGGCTTCGTCGGCGCGCTCCCGCTGTGGGGGCTGGTCGGCGGCGGCCCGGCCGCGCTCTCGACGTTCGAGTTCGCGATCGTCGTCTTCGCCTCCGCCGTGTTGATCGCCTGTCCCTGCGCGCTCGGGCTGGCGACGCCCGCCGCGACGATGGTCGGCTCCACGCTGGGCGCACAGAACGGCGTCCTGTTCAAGGGCGGTGACGTCTTGGAGCGCGCGAAAGACGTCGACACCGTCGTCTTCGACAAGACTGGGACGTTGACGACCGGCGAGATGACCTTGACCGACGTGGTCGCTCTCGAGGGCGAGTCGGCTGTGGCGGACGGCGGCGAGACAGCGACCGACGGTGGCACGCTGACTGCCCGCCGGTCTCTCGAGGACGCCGAGGTGCTCCGCCTCGCGGCCAGCGCCGAGCGCGATAGCGAACACCCGCTCGCACAGGCGATCGTCGAGGGTGCCGAGGAACGCGGCCTCGAGCCGGTCTCCCCCGACGAGTTCGAAAACGTCCCTGGACAGGGCGTCCGGGCGACCGTCGAGGGCCGCGAGGTGCTGGTCGGCAACCGGCGGCTGCTCGAGGGAGAAGGCGTCGACCCCGCGCCTGCAGCCGACGAGATGGAACGGCTCGAGCGCGAGGGTAAGACCGCGATGTTGGTCGCGGTCGACGGCGCGGTCGCGGGCGTGGTCGCGGACGCCGACACGGTCAAGGAAAGTTCGGCTGACGCGGTCGCAGCCCTGCAGGAGCGCGACCTCGACGTCATGCTGATCACCGGCGACAACGAGCGAACGGCACGGGCTGTCGCCGAGCAGGTCGGGATCGATCCTGAGAACGTCCGTGCAGGGGTCCTCCCCGAAGACAAGGCCGACGCGGTTGAGGACATTCAGTCCGGCGATCGGAAGGCGATGATGGTCGGCGACGGCGTCAACGACGCGCCCGCGCTCGCTGTCGCGTACGTTGGCACTGCCATTGGCTCGGGGACGGACGTGGCCATCGAGGCAGCGGACGTGACGCTGATGCGTGACGACCCGCTTGACGTGGTGAAGGCGATCCGGATCTCG